In the Sedimentisphaera cyanobacteriorum genome, AAAGCTCTTTACTCTCTTCCTTCAGCTCATTCAAACGCTGATGTCTCTGGTCTGTCCAAATTATCCGCGGGCGGCTTTCTTTGATGTTATCCCCGATAGAGAAATTATCAATCTCTGCTGCATGAGCACAAATTGAAACTGAAAGCAAAGCCAGCGCAAAACGTAATGCCAACATAAGAGTCTCCTTTATGATTTTAGTTTTCAATATAATAATGTATGCCGAAACGTGATTTATGCAAATTATTAGGGATAGTTTCAAAATATTCTTGTTATTGCCCGGTAAAGAACTGTTTTCGAGCCTTTTCGCACTTTTTCATTTGCTGATGTTTGGAAATCTTGCATTGGCGGGCGATTCGGCTAAAATGCCTGCCGTTTTTGAAGATTCTGAAAGGATGCACGAATTGAAGTATGTATTTCAGCTTATGATACTATTGCTTGCGGCGGGTCTGCAGGCTGGTATTGCCGAAAAGGTTCAGGCCGTAGCTGCGAGGGAAAAGCTCGACGGCGTTGATTTAAGCGTAGTAATTATGGATGCTGAGAGCGGGCAGGCGGAATATCAGCTCTCCGAGAAGGTCTCGCTCATCCCCGCCTCCACAATGAAGCTAATCACCACCTCCGCAGCGATCGAGAAGCTCGGCGAGAGCTACAAATACAGCACTCAGGTTTACTGCTCTGACGGCGGAGATTTAATAATCGAAGGCTCCGGAGACCCCGCCCTGGGGCTGGATGAGGATATACCAGCTGATATTTCTGCTGAGATTGAAAGAATGGGCATCAGTGAAATCCGCAATATTGTTGCAGACAGCACGTTCTTCGACGACCAGCTTCAGCACCCCGACTGGCCTGTAATAGAGATCAACCGGAGCTATCAGCCTGAAATAAGCGGGGTCAGCTATAGGCTTAACTGCGCTGAATTCGAAGTTTGGCCTGCCGGCGGGCAGGTTTTATGGGATTCAGAGCCTGAAACAAGCTTTCTGAAGGTTAACAACCAAGCAGACTACACCTCTTCAAGGAGAAATACAGTTTGGATTTCGCGTAAAATAAACAAAAACAGCTTCACAATCCATGGCGACTGCGGCTATCAGGCTCGCCCTGTGGAGGTGCCTGTGCACAGGCCGGCTCTCTTTCTGGCCTGCCTAACTGCTGAAGAGCTTTCTGAGAACGGGGTAAATCTCACCGGAAAACTGCTTGAATCAAATGCAGACACCTCCGGAGCACGCCTCATTAAAAGCTACAAAACCCCTCTGCTTGAAGCTGTGGAGATGGCCAACAGCGACAGCGTGAATCTTGCAGCGGAATGTATTGCGAAAACTATCCCTGCGGAAAACGGATTGCGAAGGAATCAGTGGGAGAATTTTGCAGGTGAGGCGGAAAAATTCATCGCCAGCTGCGGGGCAGAGCTGGATGGCGTTAAAGTTAGAGACGGAAGCGGGCTCAGCCGTGGGAACCGGCTCACAGCAGAAGTTCTCGCTGCGGTTCTCAGGCATCAGTATGAGCAGGAAAATTTCGAGGAATTCAAGAATACCCTTGCAGTCGGCGGGGTGAGCGGTTCAGGCCCGGTAAAAAGATACTTTACCCAGCCTGCCTTCAAAGGTAGAATATTCGCAAAGAGCGGTACTATGACAGGCATAAAAGCGCTTGCAGGATACTGCTTTACTGATTCGGGAACGTACATATTCTCGATAATTACCAATAATGCCAACGGGCATACAAGAAAAGCAATAAACGATATTGTGAAATCTGTTTTTTAGAAGCAGAAGGAATATTTATGCTAGTACACTCAGTATTTTTCTGGCTCAAGGAAGACCTCTCCGAGGCCGAGCTGTATCTTTTCAGGGAAAAGCTCGAAACGCTCAAGCAGATACCTGCCGCTCATTCGGTTTATATCGGCACTCCAGCAAGCACCGACCGGCCGGTGATAGACAGGAGCTACGATTTCGCTCTTACGGTTGTGTTCGAGGACATCGGCAAACACGATAAGTACCAGACAGACCCGCTGCACAAAACATTCCTCAACGAATGCAGCAATATGTTCGAGAAGGTGCTGATTTACGACGCTGATTAGCTTATAAGCAGGCTCTCTGAGTTTGCCTGTATAAGCCGTTTTTTTATCAGCGCCGCAGATTATCAATTTCCATTGAGCGAGTTTAATACTTCGCCACAAACCCTTTGTCTGATTCGAGATTTACGAAGAAGTAGCGAAGGGCATCGATGTAATGGTCGTATATCCCATCTTTTTCCGGAAGTTCATCGCCGGTGCATTTAGCGGGGTAATGATAGCTTTCCATCGCCTCAATAAGGTTTACGCAGGAGCGGTCTATAAAGAGCCTTGGCCTTCCTGCTGCATTTCTAATATGCTGCCTTATCATCTCGAGTCCCGGGGCGATTCGGCTGGCCTTCCACCTGAGATTTATCCCTTGCTTGCGGAATTCGCTTACAACGCTTGTTCCGCTAATCTGAGATGTCTGGGAGCCTGCCGGGTCGCAGAATGTTCCCGCAAGGCTCGCTGTTTTGGGCGTAAGCTTTCGAACATTTTCGCAGTTTACAGCAGCGGTTTTCTGCCTTGCCACATATTCTTTGATCACAAAAACATTCCCCGCGCTGTCCTGCTCTATCCAGAGGCATACAAACGGATTCACGAAGCCGAAATCTATAGAGCGAAAGAGCCTTCTCGCTGCGCTGAAATCCTGCCTGCATACATTCACGCTCCTCTCGAACGAGGGGAAAACGCACCTGCTTGCCGAAGGCTTTCTGCACAGCATCTCCGATTCCCAGCTGCTCCTGCTTGCCCTGTTCATCTGAGATACAGCATCGTCTATGCGGTAGTAGCCTCCGGCATCTTTTGCAATGCCGCGGCAGTCTTCCCAGAGCGGGCAGCTTGAGCAGGTTCTCTCGGTGCATTTTTCGATTACATCCCAGAGATTCCATCTAAATACGGGCATACAGGCTTTTTTTGCCGTGCTTACCGCCTCGGACATTATCCCGTACGGTTCGTGCATTGTGGATGCGGCCTCCATGGCAGACGTTATGCCATTGCCGGATTTTGTTATATACTGAGCAGCCTGATAAACCTCCGGATCGAAAAGTTCGATCTCATCGCAGCGGAGCTTATGTATATGCCTTCCCCGCACGTTCCTTGAAGACTGAGTGAGCACTTCTACACTGCTTGAATTCTCAAGCCTGAGCGAGCTTTTGGTAATCTTTCCGCTGAGCATATCGGGGAATCCCTCTTCCATAAACCGGGCAGCATATTCATACATCCGCCTTGCCTGTTCCTGCGAGCCTGAGAGGATTTTGATGCTGCAGCCCGGGCGAAGCACGGCATCCAGCACAGTTAGCACTGCTCCGCAGAGAGTTTTTCCTCCGCCCCTGTTTGCCCACACCAGACAGTCGCCGTTTGGCCTTCCTTCAAGCTCGGTGGAGTATGCATGCCAGAGATAATCGAAGGGGCTTGCTGCACCCGAGAGGCTTTTATCAGGCAGGGATACCCCGAGAAAAGTTTTTATGTAGCCCTTGAGCTGTTTGCGGTTTTTTGGAGGCTCAGTTCTAAGCGCAGAGAGAACCGAGCTCAAATGGTTTTCGTTTTGAGTTTTCATTTTTCCTTCTCCTCAACATTTTTTCTATTCAGGGCAGCTAACTGCCCAGATTCTCTAACGCTTCGATGCGTTTGATATGCCTTCCGCCTTCAAATTCAGTGCTGAGCCATATATCCACGATTTCATAAGCGGCCTCTATCGAGATCATTCTCTCACCTATAGCGAGCATATTTGCGTTGTTGTGCATACGGGAGAGCCTTGCGGTTCTGTTGTTCCAGCAGAGCGCGCAGCGGATTGCCCTGATCTTGTTGGCGGCTATAGCCTCGCCGTTGCCGCTGCCTCCAAGAACAATGCCTCTATCGCAAATTCCCTCCGAAACGGCTCTTGCTGCAGGGATTATGAAATCCGGATAACTGCAACACTGTTTAGTGTATGTACCGAAGTCTTTAACAGCCCAGCCGTTTTCACTGAGATACTCTTTGATCTTTTCTTTGTACTTAAAACCTGCGTGGTCTGATGCTAATGCTATTTTCATAATTCTAACTCATTTTGATGATAACCATTTTACCGTTCTGAAAAGCGGCGATTATATCGAAAACAAATTTTATTTCACCTTCTTATTCCGCCAAAATTTCAAGCAGTTTTGCCTTTTTCTCCTCGCTCAGGGTTGGGCCAGAAGATTCCTGTCTGCATTGCAGGAGCTCTTTCCTAAGCTGCATAATGTCGATGCAGGCTTTTCTTGCCGTTTCTTCTTTGTCGCAGCATGCAAGGCCGGCAAGCTTCTCCGCCGCAGTTAGGCCTGCCTTCGCAAGAACGACTTGGGTAAGCAGGTTCACGGTTTCAATCTTATTCAGCATCTCTTCACGGCAGTTCTCATTTTTCAGACGCTTGTCGAGGGCCTTTATGCTGAGCTGGTTTTTCTCGAAAGCCTCTTCAAGGCTGATTGCAGGTTCGAAAATCTCGGCAATAAAGGTTTCCATTTTTTTGCTCATTTTTCCGCCTCTCTGATAAGTTTTGGGTTTTTGATAAAAAAGCAGTATTCGGGTTTAAGCTCGAGCTTCTCAACTGCCTTTTCGAGAATCTCTCCTTCAGCCCTTCGGGATAGAGAGCCGTAGCTCTTGAGAAGATTTACTGCTGCTCTTTGAATCTTTTCTTTCTGTGCGTATGAGGCATTCTCGAGAGCTTTCTTTCTTTGGGCTTTTGATGTCCGGGCGAGTGGAATCCTGTTTTGAGTGAGCAGTGCTTTCAAACGCATCTTTTTCTCGCTCTCAGCAGGCCTGCACCTCTTGAAACCCGCAGAGGCAAACAGATTCCCCAGCCTTGCAGATGCGCTCAGCGCCTCAACGCAGCCTGCACTGCAGAATTGTACGGTTTTGATCAGAAATTTTCTTCCGATGCCCAGCCCGCGGTATTCCGGGAGTATTACAATTCTCGAGACAATCCTGAAATGAGCGTTTACCGCTCTCAGCCTTTGGCCGCCGGCCTGCGGGAAGCGTTTTAAGAGTTTACCGAAAACAGCGTTCCTGCCGGCACAGTTTGCAGGCGGGTAGGAGAATGTGATAATTCCGGCCTTCTCGCCTGCAATCCCTCGAAGCAGAAAAGCCTCGCACACCAGCCCGGGACGTGAGGCGCAGTAGTGCCATCTTTCGAAACCGTCATACTCCTCTGCGCCGCAGCGACGGATAACCAGCTCTGGCAGTTCAATAAGCATTTGCCCCTCCTTTCCGTCTCACTTCCGGCCTGCCTGTTCGGCTGAGCGTAATTACCACTTCGGGAATAAGGAATTTTTCAAGCTCTTGACGAGTTGTGCACAGTATAAAGCTCTTTCGGGTTCTCAGGGCTTCAAGACGCAGCTTTGCTGAGAGAAGTTTGGCCTGAGTGCAGTCGAGACTGCTGCAGAATTCATCGCAGATAATCGTTTGCTCATTCCTGCTAAGCGCAACGGCAAGGCGAAAACGGAACTTCTCCCCAACGCTGAGAGCGCTGAAAGGCTTAATCATGCTCCAAGCATTTGCAAGGCCTGTTTCTCTAAGTCTTTTCATGCCGCCGGTAAGCGTGGGGAAGCAGTCTATAATGCTGCATTGCCTGCTGAATTCGAGGCCATCTAAATCCGTAAAGCTCTCCTCCGGCAGCGAGCTTTTGATGCTCGAAAGCAGGGTGGATTTCCCCGCTCCGCTCGGCCCTTTAATCAGCACTATCTCCGCCTCAGAGAAGCTGAAATCAACCTTCAGGCGAAACTTCTCGCTCAAGCGGCTTTCGCTTATCCCGAAGGTTTGCATTATTATCCCGCTTCTCCTGCTGAGTGAGTATCTTCTGGGGATAGACGAATCAATTTGAATCTTTTTTCGTTTCACCGTTCAGCCCCCGCTTTCTTCTTTTTGTAAATTTCAGCGAGCCTGATATGCTTTCTAACTCTGTATTCTGAGCATCTGCGATTTTTGCTTATCTCGCGAATGCTCATCCCGCGAAGGAAATAATCTCTTGCGATCGCCCCGCCCAGCGTGCTGCGGGGGTAGCAGGCGTTGTAGTTTCTGAGCCGTTTGAGCAGTTTTCTGATTCTGCTCGAGATGGTCTGGCGGCATTTTCTGCGAGATTTTGCCAGATTTGTGATGCTTCTGCCCTCAAGGAAGTACTGCTCTATAAGCTTTCGGTCTTTTCGTTTGAGTCCGCGGGCAGCTCTGAGCATATCTTCCACTTTCTCACGCATGGCTTGGCGGTGGTCGTAAAGATTTTCATCCATTTTTCTCTCTCCTCCGAAAAATTAACATTTATTTTTACCTCACCCCGTATGTTATTAAGCAAATGCTTAACTTTAAGAAAAAAGTTAGATATTTGCTTAATATTATTTCTGCATTAACGCAGTTAAAACTGAAATCAGTTACAATATTGTATTTATATGCAAATATTAAAACAAATTTGTAGCATACTTTTTTGGTGAAAATTTTTATTTTATTTAGTAAGTACTTTTATTGCAGGTGTTTGCAGCGTATTTTGCTTTTTTCGTTTTGTTTTGGCACATCAATTGTAACAGCAGGTTTGAAAAGTTAAAAAAGCTCGCTTCCAATTTGTATTTTTGTCCCTTTTTGAAAGGAGAGTTCTATGAAGAACAAAGTTACAACTGCTGCAATTGTTCTGCTGCTTGCAGGTACGTTATCTGCGGCAGAGCCGGCTGCGGACGCCGGCGGCCTCGTCGAACTGAAGGCCGAACTGCAGAACAACCTAAACATTGTATGGACGTGCATCGCAGCGTTTCTGGTATTCTTTATGCAGCCGGGATTTGCGATGGTTGAGGCAGGGTTCACAAGAGCGAAAAATTCAGTGAACATCATAATGAAAAACCTGATGGATTTTTCACTCGGCACCCTCACCTTTTTCTTTCTCGGATTCGGACTTATGTTCGGGGAAACGAACGGTTTTTTCGGCACATCTGATTTTATGATAGCCGGCTCACAAGGCGACCCTGCAAGCTGGGACTGGACGTTCCTGATCTTCCAGACTGTATTCGCAGGCACTGCAGCAACGATTGTATCCGGTGCTATGGCCGGCAGGACTAAGTTCCGCTCTTATATGTTCTACAGCGTCCTGATATGCGGACTTATCTATCCGATCTCAGGGTCTTGGGCGTGGGGCGGCCTTGCCAACGGCAGCGGATGGCTCGAAAACCTCGGCAGCGGCTTCACAGATTTCGCAGGCTCAAGCGTAGTGCATTCTGTAGGCGGATGGCTCGCTCTTGCAGGTGCGATAGTTCTCGGCCCGAGGCTCGGGAAGTACGGCCCTGACGGAAAGCCCAAGGCTATCCCGGGACACAACATCACCCTCGCTGCCTTAGGCGTTTTTATCCTCTGGTTCGGATGGTTCGGGTTTAACCCGGGCTCAACCACCATCGGCGACGGCGAGATTGGCAGGGTTGCAGTAACCACGAACCTCTCAGCCGCTATGGGAGCTATCGCAGCTATGGCGACAGTTTGGATGGTAAACGGCAAGCCCGATGCTTCAATGAGTCTCAACGGGGCTCTGGCGGGGCTGGTAGCAATAACAGCAGGCTGCTACACTGTTACCCCGTTTGGAGCTGTCATAATCGGATTATGTGCAGGCGTGATCGTGGTATTCAGCGTGTACTTATTCGACAGGCTCAAGATCGACGACCCAGTTGGTGCGGTGTCCGTACACGGGGTATGCGGGGCATTCGGCACAATAGCCTGCGGGCTTTTCAATGCTGAGGCAGCCCTCGGACTCGCCGAAACCAGTACCGGCCTTTTCTACGGCGGCGGAGCAGGCAAGCTCGGTGTTCAGCTCGTGGGAACTGCGGCATACTTCATCTGGGCATTCGGAATTGGATTTTTGATGTTCTCTGCAATTAAGTACACTGTAGGGCTGAGAGTGAGCAGGGATGAAGAGCTCAAAGGGCTCGATATTACCGAACACGGAAACGAAGCCTATGCAGGGTTCCAGGTCTTCAGCACTACATAAGCTTTAATAAAAGGAGAAATTATGATGAAACTAATAATTGCATACATACAGCCTCACGCACTTGAAGCGGTGAAGGAAGAGCTTTCCAAGAAGGATATCGCAAAGATGAGCGTTACAAACTCGCTCGGCTGCGGAGCACAAATGGGATATCACGAAAGCTACAGAGGCGTTGAGTTTGATGTGAACCTCTTAAAGAAAGTTCGCCTCGAGATTGCTGTCAACGATGAGTTTGCAGATGCTGCAGTCGAAGCTATCACAAATGCAGCAAGAACAGGCGAGATCGGAGACGGAAAAATTTTCATAATCAACCTCGAGGAATGTATCAGGATAAGAACAGGACAAAAAGGGCCGGAAGCAATTGGGTAAGGCCTTTAACGGGCTCCTCTTCTCTGACGGGGGAGCCCTAAATTTTGATAACGTCCCAAAGTTTGTGGATAAATTGCAAAAGGCTTGAGAAGTGATATAGTGTTATAGATAAGATAATACTTTTATCACAGGAGTCTCAAGCCATGCAGAACATTATATCATTAGAACTGATAAGTGCCACATCAGAAAATGGATTTTCTTTAGATGAATTGGTTTTCAGGACCAAAGAGTTATTTGAAACTGAGGCTATGGCAGGTTTTGTAAGCCTGATTCTTCAGTTGATTGATGAGCGAATATGTATGAACATTGTTCAAGGTAAATCGGATAATACCGGCCAATCATGCTGCTGCAATGAGCGGTTTGAATATCATGACAGGTCTCTTCGCCAGTTCAGGACTTCTGTCGGCACAGTCAAGATTAGCTGGCGTCGCTTAAAGTGCGTTAAATGCGGCAAGACAATAACTCCTTTGAGAGATTTTTTAGGCCTTGCACCCTACCAGTCAAAGACATTGGAGTTGGAAAAGCTGGTTACAGAAATTGTAAGCGAACAAAGTTATCGCCGAAGCAGCACTCATCTTGAATCTATCGGCAGCATACCTGTTCCAAAGAGCACTGCCCATCGCTGGGTTGTACAGACCGACTGCGATCAGATTGATACCGGCACAGATACATTCAGTCTTCTTTTTGCTGACGGCACCGGCTTTAAGCGTCGGCCCGATAAGGACAAACGCATAAGTAATCGCGGTGAGCTCAGAGTTGCCTTAGGAGTCACCAGAAGTAGTTCTGTGGTGCCTTTAGGGGCATTCAGCGGTAAAAGCTGGGACGAGATATCCTCGCTGGTCAAGGGCGAACGTAAGAACAAAGAGCTTGTTGCCGATATGCTTGTAAGCGAGGGCGAAACAGGTCTGGTTAAGAGTCTGGCCAAACTTTGCAATGATAGCCAAAGAAGCCATTGGCACCTGGTTCGGGATCTGAATTATACGATGTGGAAGGATGATGCCGGCAAACTTGAACGTAAGCAAAAGCAGAAAGAATTGAATGCCGTAATTGGTATTGAAATTCCCGAGGAAGATTTTGAAAAGGTCTGTGATGATGACAAGAAAGATTTGCAAGATGCTGTCAATAGTGCCGAAAGTGATCTTCATAAGCTGATAGGCAAACTGCTGGAGAAGGGATATAAAATAGCAGCCGATTACCTGAACCGTTCAGCTAAAAATATGTTCAGCTATGCTCGCCGCTGGCTGGAGACAGGTATTGTAACTCCGCGGGTTTCCAGCATGATAGAACGGATGATGCGAGAGCTTGGTCGACGCCTTAAACGCATCGCATTTGGCTGGAGCGAAGAAGGAGCGGCAAAGATGGCCAGAATTATCATTAAAAGATTTACTTCAGAAAATCAATGGGAAAAATACTGGCACGAAAAACTGAGGTTATTGGACAATGTAATGCTTGCTCTAAAGACTATAAAAGTACAGAACCCACAAACTTTGGGAC is a window encoding:
- the dacB gene encoding D-alanyl-D-alanine carboxypeptidase/D-alanyl-D-alanine endopeptidase — encoded protein: MKYVFQLMILLLAAGLQAGIAEKVQAVAAREKLDGVDLSVVIMDAESGQAEYQLSEKVSLIPASTMKLITTSAAIEKLGESYKYSTQVYCSDGGDLIIEGSGDPALGLDEDIPADISAEIERMGISEIRNIVADSTFFDDQLQHPDWPVIEINRSYQPEISGVSYRLNCAEFEVWPAGGQVLWDSEPETSFLKVNNQADYTSSRRNTVWISRKINKNSFTIHGDCGYQARPVEVPVHRPALFLACLTAEELSENGVNLTGKLLESNADTSGARLIKSYKTPLLEAVEMANSDSVNLAAECIAKTIPAENGLRRNQWENFAGEAEKFIASCGAELDGVKVRDGSGLSRGNRLTAEVLAAVLRHQYEQENFEEFKNTLAVGGVSGSGPVKRYFTQPAFKGRIFAKSGTMTGIKALAGYCFTDSGTYIFSIITNNANGHTRKAINDIVKSVF
- a CDS encoding Dabb family protein, which codes for MLVHSVFFWLKEDLSEAELYLFREKLETLKQIPAAHSVYIGTPASTDRPVIDRSYDFALTVVFEDIGKHDKYQTDPLHKTFLNECSNMFEKVLIYDAD
- the rpiB gene encoding ribose 5-phosphate isomerase B, with the protein product MKIALASDHAGFKYKEKIKEYLSENGWAVKDFGTYTKQCCSYPDFIIPAARAVSEGICDRGIVLGGSGNGEAIAANKIRAIRCALCWNNRTARLSRMHNNANMLAIGERMISIEAAYEIVDIWLSTEFEGGRHIKRIEALENLGS
- a CDS encoding GNAT family N-acetyltransferase produces the protein MLIELPELVIRRCGAEEYDGFERWHYCASRPGLVCEAFLLRGIAGEKAGIITFSYPPANCAGRNAVFGKLLKRFPQAGGQRLRAVNAHFRIVSRIVILPEYRGLGIGRKFLIKTVQFCSAGCVEALSASARLGNLFASAGFKRCRPAESEKKMRLKALLTQNRIPLARTSKAQRKKALENASYAQKEKIQRAAVNLLKSYGSLSRRAEGEILEKAVEKLELKPEYCFFIKNPKLIREAEK
- a CDS encoding ATP-binding cassette domain-containing protein, with amino-acid sequence MKRKKIQIDSSIPRRYSLSRRSGIIMQTFGISESRLSEKFRLKVDFSFSEAEIVLIKGPSGAGKSTLLSSIKSSLPEESFTDLDGLEFSRQCSIIDCFPTLTGGMKRLRETGLANAWSMIKPFSALSVGEKFRFRLAVALSRNEQTIICDEFCSSLDCTQAKLLSAKLRLEALRTRKSFILCTTRQELEKFLIPEVVITLSRTGRPEVRRKGGANAY
- a CDS encoding ammonium transporter, whose amino-acid sequence is MKNKVTTAAIVLLLAGTLSAAEPAADAGGLVELKAELQNNLNIVWTCIAAFLVFFMQPGFAMVEAGFTRAKNSVNIIMKNLMDFSLGTLTFFFLGFGLMFGETNGFFGTSDFMIAGSQGDPASWDWTFLIFQTVFAGTAATIVSGAMAGRTKFRSYMFYSVLICGLIYPISGSWAWGGLANGSGWLENLGSGFTDFAGSSVVHSVGGWLALAGAIVLGPRLGKYGPDGKPKAIPGHNITLAALGVFILWFGWFGFNPGSTTIGDGEIGRVAVTTNLSAAMGAIAAMATVWMVNGKPDASMSLNGALAGLVAITAGCYTVTPFGAVIIGLCAGVIVVFSVYLFDRLKIDDPVGAVSVHGVCGAFGTIACGLFNAEAALGLAETSTGLFYGGGAGKLGVQLVGTAAYFIWAFGIGFLMFSAIKYTVGLRVSRDEELKGLDITEHGNEAYAGFQVFSTT
- a CDS encoding P-II family nitrogen regulator encodes the protein MKLIIAYIQPHALEAVKEELSKKDIAKMSVTNSLGCGAQMGYHESYRGVEFDVNLLKKVRLEIAVNDEFADAAVEAITNAARTGEIGDGKIFIINLEECIRIRTGQKGPEAIG
- a CDS encoding ISH6 family transposase produces the protein MQNIISLELISATSENGFSLDELVFRTKELFETEAMAGFVSLILQLIDERICMNIVQGKSDNTGQSCCCNERFEYHDRSLRQFRTSVGTVKISWRRLKCVKCGKTITPLRDFLGLAPYQSKTLELEKLVTEIVSEQSYRRSSTHLESIGSIPVPKSTAHRWVVQTDCDQIDTGTDTFSLLFADGTGFKRRPDKDKRISNRGELRVALGVTRSSSVVPLGAFSGKSWDEISSLVKGERKNKELVADMLVSEGETGLVKSLAKLCNDSQRSHWHLVRDLNYTMWKDDAGKLERKQKQKELNAVIGIEIPEEDFEKVCDDDKKDLQDAVNSAESDLHKLIGKLLEKGYKIAADYLNRSAKNMFSYARRWLETGIVTPRVSSMIERMMRELGRRLKRIAFGWSEEGAAKMARIIIKRFTSENQWEKYWHEKLRLLDNVMLALKTIKVQNPQTLGR